Part of the Branchiostoma floridae strain S238N-H82 chromosome 11, Bfl_VNyyK, whole genome shotgun sequence genome, gtacaaaaaaattcaactcTCTCACAAGGAAGTTCAATTGATAAGGCTATATCTAATTACCTTTAAGTGATACACCTTTTCTTTCCATGCAGCAATGTTATACACACTAATGTACGTATCTATATCTAGAAAGACACACATCATACTAACCACCAAACTACGATCACCTCATATAAGTGTTTTCTAACTACTAACGTTACTATTGTTCGCTTTTCAAACGCTGCATTTCTTATACCTCAGGTAGTCTCAATGCTCTTCTGCCACAAGAGATTCTTAAACactaatcatcatcatgatcgtAATAATCATCATTCCTCATAAATCATCTGTTAAACTCACATTAGACtttgaagtgtcacattttaatcattcCGAATGAGATCGATTTTATTATTGACATAGATGTATATATACTTGAGGGTGTGTAgatccacacttttaaattgtaaagtttagtGGAAATTGTGAGAAGTATATTTAGATTAATGCACTTAGGCaggacattccattgttttacTCCTAAGCGCCAGGCTGTCCTGTACactgtacgaggcaatttagtcctccgactataatcttgtacatgacattgtgtgtttaaataaataaaccagttctctctcatAAAGAATAGTTCCAGCTGTATATTTAAGGTTTGTCATCAGTGTGGATCCACATATGAGTCTTCTCCAGATGAGTTTTCTGCAGGCACTGTTCACAAGTGCCTGCTACACTGTTCACATTTGAAAGGTTTCTCTCCACTGTATGTGTCTTCAGGAAGCCCAGCTGACAGAACTGCACTGTGCACACATGTAGGACTTCTAACAACATTAAACGTTTAGATCACTTGGGTGACGGGAGCTCCAATTGCATTTTTTAACCGGAAGGGTATCTCGACTATGTGATTCTTCAGAGAACCGAGCTCAccgaactgtttgctgcacgcTTCATGTCTTCAATGTTTCCCTCCACTGTGAGTCCTCTTCATATGAGTCTTCAtattacccagctgactgaactgcttgctgcactgcTCACATTTGTATGGCTTCTCTGCAGTGTGCGTCCTCATATgcgtcttcagatgacccagctgactgaactgtttgtcACACTTTTCACAACTGTAGGGCttctcgccagtgtgagtcATCATGTGcttcttcagatgacccagctgactgaactgtctgttgcactcctcacatttgtaaggtctctctccagtgtgagtccttATATGcgtcttcagattacccagcacactgaactgcctgctgcactcctcacatctgtatggtttctctccagtgtgtgtCCTCATATGGTTCTTCATGGAACCCAGatcactgaactgtctgctgcactcctcacatctgtgcggtttctcacctgtgtgagtcctaaTATGCCTCTTCAGATCGCCCATCTCACTGAACcgtttgctacactcctcacatttgtacggCTTTTCGCCggtgtgagtcctcatatgctTTTTCAGGGAACTCAActcactgaactgtctgctgcactgctcacatttgtatggtttctcacctgtgtgagtcttcATATGCCCCTTCAGATGATTCAGCACAcagaactgcttgctgcactcctcacacctgtatggtttctcgccagtgtgggTCCTAACATGCGAC contains:
- the LOC118426316 gene encoding zinc finger protein 436-like, encoding MRTKAMAFLEQEEDRDGRGEDLPRTHKCSECDKEFRHLSKLQQHLRTHTGEKPYRCEECSKQFSRLGHLKSHMKTHTGEKPYKCDECSKQFSQLCNLKSHVRTHTGEKPYRCEECSKQFCVLNHLKGHMKTHTGEKPYKCEQCSRQFSELSSLKKHMRTHTGEKPYKCEECSKRFSEMGDLKRHIRTHTGEKPHRCEECSRQFSDLGSMKNHMRTHTGEKPYRCEECSRQFSVLGNLKTHIRTHTGERPYKCEECNRQFSQLGHLKKHMMTHTGEKPYSCEKCDKQFSQLGHLKTHMRTHTAEKPYKCEQCSKQFSQLGNMKTHMKRTHSGGKH